The sequence below is a genomic window from Wyeomyia smithii strain HCP4-BCI-WySm-NY-G18 chromosome 1, ASM2978416v1, whole genome shotgun sequence.
gatttttgtatccagcacAGGACGATTTGTGAATCACTCCAGAGAATAATGGAGGAAAACTTCACTTCCAGCGCTTCAACTATTTTTGCAACTAAGCGGGACAACATCAATGCTGCCTGCAACTCCGCTCTCGGTGTTGTAAATTCTTTTCCACTCTTCTGTTTTTTCGGTAAGGTACGTGACTTACTACAAATTAGTTTCATTTTAGCTTGGCCGTCATTCATAATTGAACGTGCGTAGAGGCAAGCACCGTATGCCAGATCAGACGCGTCTGCGAAACCGTGCAGCTCTAAATTCAAAGGTTTTCCACTCAGTACACAACGTGGTATCTTGATGCCTTCAACATGTTCCAGTTGATCACGAAACTCTAACCAGAAGCTCGCAAGTGCGTGTGGAAGCACTTCATCCCATTTTAAGTGAAGCATCCAAACTTCCCGCATCACTAGTTTCGCCGTCGTCAAAACTGGACCTAAAAAGCCGAGTGGATCAAAAATCCTCGAAATTTCGCTAAGCAAAATTCTTTTAGTTAACTGCGATGGCTGCGACACCTGCATCTTGGGCAAAGAAATCGTAAAGTTGTCGGTCGTTGGCTCCCAAGCGATTCCCAACGTCTTCATTAACATATTGATTTCTGGATCGTTGATTTTATTAATTGTTTCTCGTTTGTCCTCAGGTACCACTTGGAGTACAGCAGAAGAATTCGAGCACACCTTATGAACATCGAATCCACCACTATGCAGCATATCCCTAACCTGCTGCAATAGTTCGATTGCTTCTTCTTCCGAATCAGCCCCTGAAAGCATATCGTCGATGTAGAAAGAATTTTTTACTGCCTTTGCCGCCAGCGGATATAGTTGTTCCTCGTCATCAGCAAGCTGTCGTAATGCCATTGTTGCCAGAAACGGCGATGAAGCTAGTCCGTATGTGACCGTTCGCAGATTATAAATCTTCAATTGGTGGTCTCTAGATTCCCTCCAGAAAATCCTTTGGAAACAAGTATCATTAGGATGGACCTCTACCTGTCGATACATTTTTGGTATATCAGCACTCAACGCATATCGAAACGAACGAAATTTCAGAAGGATAGATATTAAATCATTCTGTATGGTAGGACCAACAATTTGCGCTTGATTAATTGAAACACCACTCGATGATTCAGCTGAGACGTCAAAAACTACCCGTAACTTTGTTGTAGTACTCGTTGGCTTTAGCACACACTGGTGTGGGAGGTAAAATGCATCTGAAGGCATTTCGTCAACCGAAGGTGTAATTTCTGCCATATGATTCATCTGTTTGTACTCTCTCATAAAGGCAATGTACTGCGTCTTGAGAGATAAATCTCTGTCCAATCGTCGTTCCACAGCCAAAAACCTTCTCTTGGCCATCTCTCGAGAATTGCCTAACTGTTCTTTAGCCGAGTTGAAAGGCAGTCGAACAACGAATCTGCCATGATCATCACGTCGATGTGTATCCAAAAAATGTGCAACACAAGCATCTTCCGAGGAATATTCATTTACCGGCCTCTCATCGTAAGAGTCGAAATGCCAAAATTGTTCAAGCAACTTACCCACATCGTTTTCTGTTAAAGTTCCACATAAAGCTTGCCCAACACCAACGTGATTGGTTGGAATGACGCCGCTAACAATCCAACCGAGCTGAGTTTCCTGCACTGCCGGCATATGATCTTCCAGATTCAACTGTCCACCTTTGATCAACTTGAAGAACAAACCAGATCCAATCAGGATTTCGACCTGACCGGGCACATTAAACGATGGATCCGCTAACTCGATGTTATCAGGAATCTTCAGTCGCGTTGGATCGATGCATTGTACTGGAAGTTTTCCTGTTATTTTATTCACCACCAAAAATTCCAAGCATGGTGAAACATATTCATTTATTCTGGATTTGATTCGAGCGTGTACCTTGAACTGAATCGTCATTCGATTACCACCAATTCCGATAATAGTGTAATTGCTTCGCTTCTGTTTTAATCCAAGTTTCAACACAAGTGCCTCGGTGATGAAATGCTTATGTGAAGCTGAATCTAGCACAGCCCTGCATGTTGATGATTTAGTACCAGGGCCAATGATAGTCGCTACCGCCGTGGCCAGTAATGTATCCTGTTCATCTTCAACGCTCGAACATAAAACAGAACCGGTAGTGTTTGATGATGCTGATGACGTATTGGCTTCAGAATTAGCTTTGGGAGCTTCTTTTTTCGTTGTAGGATTTGTCTTAGGTTCAGTTTCAGTAGATTGTGCGTCTTCGGGATGTAGTATCGTGTGATGACGTTTAGCACATTTTTTACAGTTATGCTCTGATTTACATTTACCGGTTATATGGCCCTTCTCAAGGCAATTGAAGCAGGAACCACTCTTGCGAAGGGATGCATATTTATCGCTAAGATTTGCGCCTTTGAATAATTTACACCTCCACAACTCATGATCTTCTCTACAATGCGAACACTTCCCAGTGGCAGCCACAAGACTATGTATCTTAGGCTCAGCCTTCCCTATAGGACGAATTTGTTTCACAATTTCGGTTGGTTTACTGCATCGGCTAATCTTCTCATAAACACGGCACCGCTCTTTTAAGAAATCCATTGTAGAACTGTACTTCGCCAAATCTCCCTTAGTCTGACTAAGTTCCCAAGCCTTTCGCGTCTCGATGTCGAGTTTTTTCGATAAAATGTTTAGCAGCATT
It includes:
- the LOC129716774 gene encoding uncharacterized protein LOC129716774 is translated as MLPANVQPYIPPLKAPLPTFDGKYENWFAFKNMFENVMDRYHTETPAIKLYHLRNALVGAAAGIIDQDIINNNDYNAAWETLKERYEDKQVIVDKHIDAIFNMPAMIKENANALRKIIDTCCKHVDALKNLELPVQGLGEVMLLNILSKKLDIETRKAWELSQTKGDLAKYSSTMDFLKERCRVYEKISRCSKPTEIVKQIRPIGKAEPKIHSLVAATGKCSHCREDHELWRCKLFKGANLSDKYASLRKSGSCFNCLEKGHITGKCKSEHNCKKCAKRHHTILHPEDAQSTETEPKTNPTTKKEAPKANSEANTSSASSNTTGSVLCSSVEDEQDTLLATAVATIIGPGTKSSTCRAVLDSASHKHFITEALVLKLGLKQKRSNYTIIGIGGNRMTIQFKVHARIKSRINEYVSPCLEFLVVNKITGKLPVQCIDPTRLKIPDNIELADPSFNVPGQVEILIGSGLFFKLIKGGQLNLEDHMPAVQETQLGWIVSGVIPTNHVGVGQALCGTLTENDVGKLLEQFWHFDSYDERPVNEYSSEDACVAHFLDTHRRDDHGRFVVRLPFNSAKEQLGNSREMAKRRFLAVERRLDRDLSLKTQYIAFMREYKQMNHMAEITPSVDEMPSDAFYLPHQCVLKPTSTTTKLRVVFDVSAESSSGVSINQAQIVGPTIQNDLISILLKFRSFRYALSADIPKMYRQVEVHPNDTCFQRIFWRESRDHQLKIYNLRTVTYGLASSPFLATMALRQLADDEEQLYPLAAKAVKNSFYIDDMLSGADSEEEAIELLQQVRDMLHSGGFDVHKVCSNSSAVLQVVPEDKRETINKINDPEINMLMKTLGIAWEPTTDNFTISLPKMQVSQPSQLTKRILLSEISRIFDPLGFLGPVLTTAKLVMREVWMLHLKWDEVLPHALASFWLEFRDQLEHVEGIKIPRCVLSGKPLNLELHGFADASDLAYGACLYARSIMNDGQAKMKLICSKSRTLPKKQKSGKEFTTPRAELQAALMLSRLVAKIVEALEVKFSSIILWSDSQIVLCWIQKSPEALQVFVANRVKLIQSLTDEYIWRYIPSKSNPADMISRGVQPQLLPNLEMWWSGPSILNQADCELSLPPLVSDVDLPELRKTVVCSRQPKRMKMFDTISRFSIMQRSMAYVVRYTDYIRSGREVLTKGLLTADEMNRAMLLIVRLVQNECFAAEIRALKEEKYFEHPLKCLNPFFDENDKILRVGGRIKNAAISYDSKHQMLLPQKHPVTLALIRYLHRSNWTTFITCSNSTAILAVTGKGYDSEDYTPVYTML